A genomic region of Dehalococcoidia bacterium contains the following coding sequences:
- a CDS encoding CoA transferase: MPQPLEGYRVLDMTEVWAGPMGTTLLGDLGAEVIRVESYPRASMTRPVQLATMNPAQRAAIPGDPDRPWDLSTTYHLANRNKLGVTLNVMHPRGRLLLERLVAVSDAFVIGYSAGTIDRMGLDYESLRKVREDLVMVSMPGWGERGPYKGYATLGSGLDAFTGHMYLRGYPDSDPTTTPVGVFHSDATGALLLAFAIMTALHYRERTGKGQYIDLSQAEVLLTHLPRPVLEWSMNGRVAQPLGNSDPTACPHGVFPCREEGSWIAIAVRADDQWPALVKAMGEPEWARQPELRNLLGRLEQRDAVERGVAEWTRSRGQDEAAAWLRAAGVPAGPVYDIPSLLQDPHLRERGFWITADHPPANPYERAGVLWRMSETPSEVRLATNNLGEHNREVFSGLLGLPEEDLAALEAEGVIGERYYPGAEIDTD, translated from the coding sequence ATGCCGCAGCCCCTCGAAGGCTACCGCGTCCTCGACATGACCGAGGTCTGGGCCGGCCCCATGGGCACTACCCTCCTGGGAGACCTCGGCGCCGAGGTCATTCGCGTCGAGTCCTATCCTCGCGCCTCCATGACGCGCCCGGTCCAGCTCGCCACCATGAACCCGGCGCAGCGGGCCGCCATCCCCGGCGACCCCGACCGCCCCTGGGACCTCTCCACCACCTATCACCTCGCCAACCGCAACAAGCTCGGGGTCACGCTGAACGTGATGCACCCGCGAGGGCGCCTTCTGCTCGAGCGCCTCGTCGCCGTCTCGGACGCGTTCGTCATCGGATACAGCGCGGGGACGATCGACCGGATGGGGCTCGACTACGAGAGCCTGCGCAAAGTCCGCGAGGACCTGGTCATGGTTTCCATGCCCGGCTGGGGCGAACGCGGGCCTTACAAGGGCTACGCAACCCTCGGCAGCGGGCTCGACGCCTTCACCGGCCACATGTACCTCCGCGGCTATCCCGACTCCGACCCGACGACGACGCCGGTCGGCGTCTTCCACTCGGATGCAACGGGCGCTCTTCTCCTCGCGTTTGCCATCATGACGGCTCTGCACTACCGCGAGCGGACCGGCAAGGGCCAGTACATCGACCTGTCGCAGGCGGAGGTGCTCCTCACGCACCTGCCGCGGCCGGTGCTCGAATGGTCGATGAACGGCCGTGTCGCACAACCGCTTGGCAACTCCGACCCTACCGCCTGTCCGCACGGCGTGTTCCCCTGCCGCGAGGAAGGCTCCTGGATTGCCATCGCCGTCCGCGCCGACGACCAGTGGCCGGCGCTCGTGAAAGCCATGGGCGAGCCGGAATGGGCGCGGCAACCCGAGCTCAGGAACTTGCTCGGGCGGCTGGAGCAGCGGGACGCGGTCGAGCGCGGCGTCGCCGAGTGGACGCGCTCCCGGGGCCAGGACGAGGCCGCGGCGTGGCTCCGGGCCGCCGGCGTGCCCGCCGGGCCGGTATATGACATCCCTTCCTTGCTCCAGGACCCGCACCTGCGCGAGCGCGGCTTCTGGATCACGGCCGACCACCCGCCGGCCAACCCTTACGAGCGCGCCGGCGTGCTCTGGCGCATGAGCGAGACGCCGTCCGAGGTGCGCCTGGCCACGAACAACCTGGGCGAGCACAACCGCGAGGTCTTCTCCGGCCTCCTGGGCCTTCCCGAAGAGGATCTCGCCGCCCTCGAGGCCGAAGGCGTGATCGGCGAACGATACTATCCCGGCGCGGAGATCGACACGGACTGA
- a CDS encoding MFS transporter, whose product MTGVALRRPAIFYGWYIVGVALVAQFISAGTSAYAAGVFLKPMTEDLGWSRGDFSAVQTVSTVVMGALGLFVGVQVDKRGPRPLMLAGGVISGASLILLSRVESLWQFYLIRGIGHTAGNALLGNLVVNVTVARWFVVRRGMAVSIASAGVSMGGVLMAPLASWWVEAYGWQTAWVLTGLLVWATIIPAAFVVRRSPEEAGMTPDGMSPEEAEAFAASHRRASAASEVQWTRAEAVRTRTIWLIILAYGVANIGLGAMLLHLFSFLTDQGYSRATAAGLFSVMSWSALISKAVWGALMDRFHARMLSAAGFALSGVSIIALLAVAGRSEALSIAVLALYGLGIGGMVPLQETVWASYFGRTHLGRIRSVAMPFSIVFGAGGPVLAGFLYDETGSYTLAFVLFAMFSAVGLVLILLARPPLRQERPDGLALPPEAGVAV is encoded by the coding sequence GTGACTGGCGTTGCCCTGCGACGGCCCGCGATCTTCTACGGCTGGTATATCGTAGGCGTTGCGCTCGTTGCCCAGTTCATCTCCGCCGGCACGTCCGCCTATGCCGCCGGCGTCTTCCTGAAGCCCATGACCGAGGACCTCGGCTGGTCCCGGGGCGACTTCTCGGCCGTCCAGACGGTCTCCACCGTGGTCATGGGCGCCCTGGGCCTCTTCGTCGGCGTCCAGGTCGACAAACGCGGGCCGCGCCCCCTCATGCTGGCTGGCGGCGTCATCTCCGGGGCGTCGCTCATCCTCCTCAGCCGCGTCGAGAGCCTCTGGCAGTTCTACCTCATCCGCGGCATCGGCCACACGGCCGGCAACGCGCTCCTCGGCAATCTCGTGGTCAACGTTACGGTGGCGCGCTGGTTCGTCGTGCGGCGTGGCATGGCCGTCTCGATCGCCTCGGCCGGCGTCTCGATGGGCGGCGTCCTCATGGCGCCGCTCGCCTCCTGGTGGGTGGAAGCCTACGGCTGGCAGACGGCCTGGGTGCTGACCGGCCTCCTGGTCTGGGCGACGATCATCCCGGCCGCCTTCGTCGTCCGGCGCTCTCCCGAGGAGGCCGGCATGACGCCGGACGGCATGAGCCCCGAGGAAGCTGAAGCCTTTGCCGCCAGCCACCGCCGCGCCTCCGCGGCATCCGAAGTCCAGTGGACGCGGGCCGAGGCAGTCCGCACGCGGACGATCTGGCTCATCATCCTCGCCTACGGCGTTGCTAACATTGGGCTCGGGGCCATGCTGCTCCACCTCTTCTCCTTTCTCACGGACCAGGGCTACAGCCGCGCAACGGCGGCCGGACTGTTCAGCGTCATGTCCTGGTCGGCCCTGATCTCGAAGGCCGTCTGGGGCGCGCTTATGGACCGCTTCCACGCCCGCATGCTCAGCGCCGCCGGGTTCGCGCTCTCGGGCGTCTCCATAATTGCCCTGCTCGCGGTCGCCGGGCGGTCAGAGGCGCTGTCCATCGCCGTGCTCGCCCTCTACGGGCTGGGCATCGGGGGGATGGTCCCCTTGCAGGAGACGGTCTGGGCGAGCTACTTCGGTCGCACGCACCTCGGCCGGATACGCTCGGTGGCCATGCCGTTTTCCATCGTCTTCGGCGCGGGCGGGCCCGTGCTGGCCGGCTTCCTCTACGATGAGACAGGCAGCTACACCCTGGCCTTCGTCCTCTTCGCGATGTTCTCGGCGGTCGGGCTGGTGCTGATCTTGCTGGCGCGGCCGCCGCTCCGGCAGGAGCGGCCCG